Part of the Primulina huaijiensis isolate GDHJ02 chromosome 15, ASM1229523v2, whole genome shotgun sequence genome is shown below.
TTATATATGGTAAAGTTATGATGTCCACCAACTTCCTTATGCTGCCCATTTGGTGGACAACATAGCATTTTCAACCTGCACGTGTGGACACCCCATGGGGCAGTCGCCAGCTAAGTGGGGAAAGATGTATACGTACGTATATATTCGTTCATGACCTCCAAAGATACAATTGTTTCGGCTACACATGCATGAGTAACGCATTTGTTTCGTTTGGAACACTCTTGGGGCCACTGTCACCGAAAGATAGGATCGGATAAGTAGAAAGATAAACAGGCAAAaggtttatttttatgaaatattgtAAATAACTAAATAAGCATACTATATATTTATTACAAGTCTATGCAAACACAATTGGCTACTCCAGGTTACCACTGAACTAATTGGTCGACCACGTCTTCAGGATACGGAGTACCGCCACTTGGTGGACGTTCTACCTCTCACAAGTCTCGGCTTGGTGACCCCGGCTGTTTTTCCCCCGACCACGAGCTCGCCCTCACTCTCGACCCCTCCGACTTTGTCGGCCCTAAACACCGGAAACCCGAGCCTCTTCCAACTAAAATAGACCTTCTTTTTCTCCAACATTTTCTCAATCTGTCTCTGCATTACAATGCATTGGCTCTGTAGCCTGAGGACATCTTCTTTCAAACTCTTGATCTCCATTTGTTGCACGTTCATTTCACGCTTCGAGAGGCACCGTGCCGGGAGCTCGAGCCCGAGGATCCCCGGGCTTCGTGCTCCGCTCAATGATCCGCTCCATTCTATCTGCTTTGTGACCTTGCTTTGCTCTGAGAGGAGAACTTGGATCACGGCACGTACAGGGAGTCTCTCATTTTGAGCAGCGTGAAGGGACGCCTCCGATGAGAGCTTTCTGCTGTCGATTAGGCTGCAGAGTCTCTTTCTATCTTGCTTTGAAACCCCGGGATGTGCCTAGTGTATTAATATGATTTTTGTTAGATAAAACTTGCCAAGTATGCATTATTATGTATGCTATAAGAACCTTTAAAAATCCGTCGACACAATGAAGATTTTGTGCtaatgataatacaaaactctCACAAAGACCATGTATCAAACTTCATGAACCAAAAAATAAACTGACATTTCGGATTTTGGATTCATTTGTGGTAATAGGCTAAGCATTGTAATGTCATGAATCCAGAAAATGTTAAATAGAAACATTCATATTAAACAAACGATAAAGAAAATCACAGCACGACGGCATAAAAGCTAGCTCACTTTAAGGTACGTATCAATGGCTCGATACAAGCCATCGTCAGTTGAACGTGCGTAGCTAGGAAGCACTCCAGCAAGACTCACGAATTCCGGCAACATCAATTGTGAATCCACAGCCGCTTCTGCGAGGTAACAGTCAACAAGTTTCGCCACCTTCGAAAGGGCAGCTCCGGTCCTCGAAACTTCATCTGAACTCAAAAATTTCTTAACCAGCCGAAGAATTAACTCAACATTAAGAAGTGTAGTACTAGTGTGACTAAAACAAGGTATCATCAACTCCTTCAAAGAAGCCTGATGGAGCTGCCAAGAAATTCGTTTCTCCAGCTCCTCGAGACAACTGGCGTCCACGTTCACCATGTTAGCCACACGCAGCAACCGTAACAAGAAGTTACAAGGGATTGAATCTTTTTCTTGTGGAAGAATCCCAACCAGAGTTTCAATGAAGAACCTTTTCTTCATACATGAAGCTGTGATACTTTCGGGGGAGTGTTCGAAACTGGCCATGGTTCGTTCCGACTCATCTGCAGCCATATCTGGGAGCCATTTGGAAGCATAATGTGTGATGATTGAACCCACTAAGTCTGGTCTAACCCCCTTCCCTTTTATGCTTGAAAGTGTCTTCACAAAGTAATCCACGTCTAGTATGCAAGCATCATCGAACCAGATTTCGGCAGCC
Proteins encoded:
- the LOC140958560 gene encoding root phototropism protein 3-like, translated to MSTQMQKPTVALPESITLSGKLSPLMAAEIWFDDACILDVDYFVKTLSSIKGKGVRPDLVGSIITHYASKWLPDMAADESERTMASFEHSPESITASCMKKRFFIETLVGILPQEKDSIPCNFLLRLLRVANMVNVDASCLEELEKRISWQLHQASLKELMIPCFSHTSTTLLNVELILRLVKKFLSSDEVSRTGAALSKVAKLVDCYLAEAAVDSQLMLPEFVSLAGVLPSYARSTDDGLYRAIDTYLKAHPGVSKQDRKRLCSLIDSRKLSSEASLHAAQNERLPVRAVIQVLLSEQSKVTKQIEWSGSLSGARSPGILGLELPARCLSKREMNVQQMEIKSLKEDVLRLQSQCIVMQRQIEKMLEKKKVYFSWKRLGFPVFRADKVGGVESEGELVVGGKTAGVTKPRLVRGRTSTKWRYSVS